A portion of the Ricinus communis isolate WT05 ecotype wild-type chromosome 10, ASM1957865v1, whole genome shotgun sequence genome contains these proteins:
- the LOC8267159 gene encoding cytochrome b-c1 complex subunit 9, mitochondrial, giving the protein MEYPVRRSQGGIFEGIYKLIMRRNSIYVTFVIAGAFAGERAVDYGVRKLWEYNNVGKRYEDIPVLGQRPTEE; this is encoded by the exons ATGGAGTATCCGGTTAGAAGAAGTCAAGGCGGCATCTTTGAAGGTATCTACAAGCTTATCATGCGCCGCAACTCCATCTACGTCACCTTCGTCATCGCCGGCGCTTTTGCCGGTGAACGG GCTGTGGATTATGGAGTTCGTAAGCTCTGGGAATACAACAATGTTGGG AAACGATATGAAGATATTCCAGTTTTAGGGCAAAGGCCAACAGAGGAATGA